In a single window of the Tellurirhabdus bombi genome:
- a CDS encoding response regulator, with the protein MEMYSQADGTKGSPSTAIPYSAQSSILVVEDNVNEHLIMQYLMRKQFQNALHVGATSAGQALTYLENCRLRQQAMPKLILLDLYLPTQGEGWGLLRHLRCQAVYQRIPIVIISHSADAEDIELSYYWGADFYITKPVTIEGWLDTFQTLSNYSLE; encoded by the coding sequence ATGGAAATGTATAGCCAGGCTGATGGGACCAAGGGCAGCCCATCAACCGCTATTCCGTATTCGGCTCAATCCAGTATTCTTGTTGTCGAAGATAATGTAAATGAGCACCTTATCATGCAGTACTTAATGCGGAAGCAGTTTCAAAACGCGCTGCATGTGGGAGCTACCTCAGCCGGCCAGGCCCTGACTTATCTGGAAAACTGTCGGCTCCGGCAGCAGGCGATGCCCAAACTTATTCTGCTCGATTTATATTTGCCCACCCAGGGAGAAGGATGGGGGCTGCTGCGTCACCTGCGTTGTCAGGCAGTCTACCAACGGATTCCAATTGTGATCATTAGTCATTCGGCAGATGCAGAAGACATTGAACTTTCGTACTACTGGGGTGCCGACTTTTACATCACTAAACCCGTCACGATTGAAGGCTGGCTGGATACTTTTCAGACGCTGAGCAATTACTCGCTAGAGTAA
- a CDS encoding porin family protein, producing MALIRGLMLAVLWLTSFSLRAQWRLDLESGLVLGTNYNEVRIPNQGGTLVDLADELSIKPKVFYRARLGYTIANRHTISALYAPLTVRYEGAFAQPVNYNNQLFDASRPVTVHYQFNSYRLTYRYDFIARNQWRVGAGLTGKIRDANVRFVNESADTNFDDLGFVPLLNFYVSYKPTDRWSLLAEGDALGSRFGRAEDIFVGAAYHFTPNAGLKLGYRVVEGGADVDQIYNFTWINYASVGLLIAF from the coding sequence ATGGCCCTAATCCGAGGACTGATGTTGGCGGTTCTGTGGCTGACGAGTTTTTCGCTGCGGGCGCAGTGGCGGCTCGATCTTGAATCAGGTTTGGTGCTGGGCACGAATTACAACGAGGTTCGTATTCCCAACCAGGGCGGAACACTGGTCGATCTGGCGGACGAGTTGTCGATAAAGCCAAAGGTGTTTTACCGGGCTCGTTTGGGGTATACCATCGCGAATCGGCACACTATATCGGCATTGTATGCTCCGCTAACGGTGCGCTATGAAGGTGCGTTTGCCCAGCCGGTGAATTATAACAATCAACTCTTTGATGCCAGTCGGCCAGTGACGGTTCATTATCAGTTTAATTCGTACCGACTGACTTACCGCTATGACTTCATTGCGCGCAATCAGTGGCGGGTTGGAGCTGGTCTGACGGGCAAAATCCGGGATGCGAACGTGCGGTTTGTAAACGAATCGGCAGACACGAATTTCGATGATTTAGGATTTGTGCCTTTGCTAAATTTTTACGTCTCTTACAAACCCACGGATCGTTGGTCTTTACTTGCTGAGGGCGACGCCTTGGGCTCTCGTTTTGGCCGGGCGGAGGACATTTTTGTGGGGGCGGCTTATCATTTTACCCCAAATGCAGGCCTTAAACTCGGCTATCGGGTTGTTGAAGGGGGTGCCGACGTTGACCAGATTTACAATTTTACCTGGATCAATTACGCGTCCGTAGGCTTATTGATTGCTTTTTAA
- a CDS encoding M20/M25/M40 family metallo-hydrolase, giving the protein MKNILFLALFLGSQPLFSQEPAAKRITKHINFLASDKMKGRGTGSPENAKAAAYIARHFKKYGLKPLGVKGYYQNFTAKVRRVVVSDSLRETTNVIGFLDNGAPHTIVIGAHYDHLGLGRQGSSLEKQPEGQIHNGADDNASGVAGLLELAQYYAKNKIKEPYNLLFMAFGAEELGLLGSRFFLNNPTIPLEKLNFMICMDMIGRYDPSRGVGVGGYGTSDAWPEIFKGVESSIKFFTDRAGNGGSDNAAFYAKQIPVLFFHTGGHPDYHKPSDDPEKIDAKAEEEILRLEIKLLDRAMQKPKMTFTPVK; this is encoded by the coding sequence ATGAAGAATATTCTCTTTTTAGCTCTATTTTTAGGCAGCCAGCCACTTTTTTCGCAGGAACCTGCGGCCAAACGCATCACCAAACACATTAATTTTCTTGCTTCGGACAAGATGAAGGGACGCGGAACGGGAAGCCCCGAAAACGCGAAAGCCGCCGCCTATATCGCCAGACATTTTAAGAAATACGGACTGAAACCGCTGGGTGTTAAGGGCTATTATCAGAATTTTACGGCCAAGGTAAGGCGGGTAGTCGTCTCGGATAGCCTCCGGGAAACAACAAACGTGATTGGCTTTCTGGATAACGGCGCTCCTCATACCATCGTGATTGGGGCACACTATGACCATCTGGGCCTTGGCCGGCAGGGAAGTTCGCTGGAGAAGCAACCAGAAGGGCAAATTCACAATGGGGCCGATGACAATGCCTCGGGTGTGGCGGGTTTGCTGGAATTGGCGCAGTATTACGCAAAAAACAAAATAAAAGAGCCTTATAATCTGCTGTTTATGGCTTTTGGAGCGGAGGAACTGGGTTTGTTGGGCTCACGCTTTTTTCTGAATAATCCGACAATTCCGCTCGAAAAACTAAATTTTATGATCTGTATGGACATGATCGGGCGTTACGATCCAAGTCGGGGAGTGGGAGTTGGCGGCTACGGAACCAGTGACGCCTGGCCAGAAATCTTCAAAGGCGTCGAAAGTAGTATAAAATTCTTTACCGACCGGGCGGGCAATGGCGGTTCCGACAACGCGGCCTTTTATGCCAAGCAAATTCCGGTTTTATTCTTCCATACCGGCGGGCATCCCGATTACCACAAACCCAGCGACGATCCAGAAAAGATCGATGCAAAAGCCGAAGAAGAAATTCTGCGTCTGGAAATAAAACTGCTCGACAGAGCAATGCAAAAACCCAAAATGACATTCACGCCCGTCAAATAG
- a CDS encoding LytR/AlgR family response regulator transcription factor: MIRALALDDEPPALRVLAHFCSQVDFIDLQKTFSKTGEALNYLQQFPVDLLFLDINMPSMSGIEFYWAIPQQAMVIFTTAYAEYAVEGFNLNAIDYLLKPFTFERFQQAANKAFDYHKLLHKAEADKPAYLYIRADYSLYKIALADILFIEGLDDYLKIHIQNMKPVVARMTMKAMLEKLPETEFIRVHRSYIVPFSRIEAVRNRIIMLGGEEIPIGASYEAAFFKRFSL, from the coding sequence ATGATTCGTGCCCTTGCTTTGGACGATGAACCACCTGCGCTGCGGGTTTTGGCGCATTTTTGTAGCCAGGTCGATTTTATCGATCTACAGAAGACTTTTTCCAAAACGGGGGAGGCGCTGAATTATTTGCAGCAGTTTCCGGTCGATTTATTGTTTCTGGATATTAATATGCCCTCCATGTCGGGCATTGAATTTTACTGGGCTATTCCGCAGCAGGCCATGGTCATTTTTACCACTGCTTACGCGGAATACGCGGTAGAAGGATTCAACCTGAATGCAATCGATTACTTGTTGAAACCGTTTACGTTTGAGCGGTTTCAGCAGGCGGCTAACAAAGCATTCGATTATCACAAACTGCTTCACAAGGCTGAGGCAGATAAACCGGCTTATCTATATATTCGGGCGGACTACAGTTTGTATAAAATTGCCCTTGCAGATATTCTATTCATCGAAGGACTAGACGATTATCTCAAAATTCATATTCAAAATATGAAGCCTGTAGTCGCCAGAATGACAATGAAAGCCATGTTGGAGAAACTGCCAGAAACAGAATTTATTCGCGTACATCGGTCCTACATTGTTCCTTTTAGTCGCATTGAAGCGGTACGAAACCGCATAATTATGCTCGGTGGCGAAGAAATTCCAATTGGTGCCAGCTACGAAGCCGCATTCTTCAAGCGGTTTAGTCTGTAG
- a CDS encoding sensor histidine kinase, with protein sequence MTSKLSQVGIHVFFCLAFLALPYIFAPKGFSLLSELTTNLHERTNLLAYLLMLAFFYVNYYILIPRLYFSGRYVIFAGSLLGCFVVIIGLLLTVDRQDVFQQSPPLTPYELPDRRPSPLDHPGSEPIPDSFSDGSAPGRRQPKPPFGFELSHALFLFLVGVFVSLSLRINNRLRKAEQEKLATELSYLKAQINPHFLFNTLNSIYSLAIEQSDRTAEAIVKLSALMRYVIRDAHSDLVPVTKELEYISHYISLQKIRLDDTAQIFFTTEGLPNGKQIAPLILISFIENAFKYGVNPEEDSVIEVAISLNEKELHLYVFNKKVRVVHNEGSTSGIGIENTKARLQLLYPNQHQLTIQDTDFTFTVDLTLRLS encoded by the coding sequence ATGACGAGTAAGCTGTCTCAAGTTGGAATTCATGTCTTCTTCTGCCTGGCCTTTCTGGCTTTGCCTTACATCTTTGCGCCCAAAGGATTCTCCCTGCTGAGTGAGTTAACGACCAACCTGCATGAGCGTACCAATTTGTTAGCTTATCTGCTGATGCTGGCCTTTTTTTACGTCAATTACTACATCCTGATTCCAAGGCTTTATTTTTCAGGCAGATATGTGATTTTTGCGGGTAGCTTGCTAGGCTGTTTTGTCGTAATTATTGGCCTGTTGCTGACGGTAGATCGGCAGGACGTGTTTCAGCAATCGCCACCCCTAACTCCTTATGAACTGCCTGACCGACGGCCATCACCCCTAGACCACCCCGGTTCTGAGCCAATACCCGACAGCTTCTCAGATGGCTCGGCACCGGGTAGAAGGCAGCCTAAACCACCCTTTGGCTTTGAACTGAGTCATGCCCTTTTCCTTTTTTTGGTCGGAGTCTTTGTTTCGCTTTCGTTGCGCATTAATAATCGGTTGCGAAAAGCTGAGCAGGAAAAGCTGGCTACGGAGCTGTCATACCTGAAAGCACAGATTAATCCACACTTTTTGTTTAACACCCTGAATAGCATTTATTCGCTAGCTATTGAGCAGTCAGATCGTACCGCTGAAGCCATCGTAAAGCTATCAGCGTTAATGCGTTATGTCATCAGAGATGCTCATTCAGACCTGGTGCCCGTAACAAAGGAACTGGAATACATTAGTCACTATATTTCGCTACAAAAGATACGTCTGGACGACACAGCCCAGATCTTTTTTACAACGGAAGGGCTACCCAATGGAAAACAAATTGCACCGCTCATCCTGATTTCATTCATCGAAAATGCTTTTAAATACGGCGTTAATCCCGAAGAAGATTCGGTCATAGAGGTTGCTATTTCGCTGAATGAAAAAGAACTTCATCTTTACGTATTTAACAAAAAGGTGCGCGTTGTCCACAATGAAGGCTCAACGAGCGGCATTGGAATTGAAAATACCAAAGCAAGGCTACAATTGTTGTATCCTAATCAGCACCAATTGACGATTCAGGATACCGATTTTACTTTTACAGTTGATTTAACTTTACGTCTCTCATGA
- a CDS encoding SAM hydrolase/SAM-dependent halogenase family protein, producing the protein MLKRLAIGFCCWLGSLTLYAQNGVLVFQSDFGLKDGAVSAMKGVALGVSTNLHLVDLTHDIPAFNIWEAAYRLLQTAPYYPKGTVFVSVCDPGVGTERKSVVLLTKTGHYFVTPDNGTLTLIAEKMGVQEVRQINEAINRLKSSEESYTFHGRDVYAYTAARLAARAISFEQVGKKLPASVTKITYQKPTLEKGLLKGNIPILDVQYGNIWTNIPKDLINQLGAKTGDRLQVEIFNETEKVFSEKIQLVNTFGEAATGENVAYFNSLLNFSVAVNMGNFAEKYHVSSGPSWRIEIKK; encoded by the coding sequence ATGTTGAAAAGATTGGCCATTGGGTTTTGCTGTTGGTTAGGAAGTTTAACCTTGTACGCGCAAAATGGGGTGTTGGTTTTCCAATCAGATTTTGGTCTGAAAGACGGAGCCGTTTCAGCCATGAAAGGCGTGGCGCTTGGGGTTTCAACCAACCTTCATCTGGTTGACCTTACGCACGATATCCCGGCTTTCAATATTTGGGAGGCCGCTTATCGCTTGCTGCAAACAGCTCCTTATTATCCAAAAGGCACCGTCTTTGTCTCCGTCTGTGATCCTGGGGTGGGAACGGAGCGTAAATCGGTGGTTTTGCTAACGAAAACAGGGCATTATTTCGTTACGCCAGACAACGGCACTCTCACATTAATCGCCGAAAAAATGGGTGTTCAGGAAGTGCGGCAAATCAACGAGGCCATTAACCGACTGAAAAGCTCCGAAGAATCATACACCTTTCACGGTCGTGACGTATATGCCTACACGGCGGCTCGTCTCGCGGCCAGGGCTATCTCGTTTGAACAGGTAGGTAAAAAACTGCCGGCTTCTGTAACTAAGATAACTTACCAGAAACCAACGCTTGAGAAAGGGCTTCTAAAAGGCAATATTCCTATACTGGATGTGCAATATGGTAATATCTGGACTAATATTCCGAAAGACCTGATAAATCAACTTGGGGCAAAAACGGGTGATCGCTTGCAGGTAGAGATTTTCAACGAAACCGAAAAAGTATTCAGCGAAAAAATTCAACTGGTAAATACCTTTGGTGAGGCAGCAACAGGCGAGAATGTGGCTTATTTCAACAGCTTACTAAACTTTTCCGTTGCAGTTAATATGGGAAATTTTGCGGAAAAATACCACGTGAGTAGCGGTCCATCCTGGCGGATTGAGATCAAAAAATAG
- the recA gene encoding recombinase RecA — translation MAQATASTTTESKLKALQTTIEKLDKAYGKGTVMRLSESKVVDVPVISTGSLGLDLALGIGGVPRGRVVEIYGPESSGKTTLTLHCIAEAQKQGGLAAFIDAEHAFDRVYAEKLGIDTKNLLIAQPDNGEQALEIAEHLISSGAIDIIVIDSVAALVPKAELEGDMGESKMGLQARLMSQALRKLTGVINKTQCCCIFINQLREKIGVMFGNPETTTGGNALKFYASVRLDIRRIGQIKDGDEIKGNRTKVKVVKNKLAAPFKVIEFDIMYGEGVSKVGEILDLAVEMEIVKKSGSWFSYEGNRLSQGRDAVKELILDNPELMAELEERIRTKVKADENALLDPVAEVAEESDEALS, via the coding sequence ATGGCACAAGCAACAGCTAGTACGACTACTGAAAGTAAGTTAAAAGCCCTGCAAACCACCATTGAAAAACTGGACAAGGCATACGGTAAAGGAACCGTCATGCGGCTGAGCGAAAGTAAAGTCGTTGACGTTCCGGTGATTTCAACGGGTTCGCTTGGTTTGGACTTGGCATTGGGTATCGGTGGCGTGCCGCGCGGTCGGGTCGTGGAGATCTACGGACCAGAATCGTCGGGTAAAACAACGCTGACCCTGCACTGTATCGCCGAAGCGCAGAAACAGGGTGGACTGGCTGCTTTTATCGACGCAGAACACGCTTTCGACCGGGTCTACGCCGAAAAGCTCGGTATTGATACCAAGAACTTATTAATTGCTCAGCCGGACAATGGTGAGCAGGCTCTTGAAATTGCGGAACATCTGATTTCGTCAGGTGCTATCGATATTATTGTCATTGACTCGGTTGCTGCCCTGGTTCCTAAAGCGGAATTGGAAGGCGACATGGGTGAAAGCAAAATGGGTTTACAGGCTCGTTTGATGTCGCAGGCGTTGCGGAAATTGACGGGTGTGATCAACAAGACCCAGTGTTGCTGCATTTTCATCAACCAGCTTCGCGAGAAGATTGGGGTGATGTTTGGTAACCCAGAGACAACAACCGGGGGTAATGCCCTGAAATTCTACGCTTCGGTGCGTCTGGATATTCGTCGGATTGGTCAAATTAAAGACGGCGACGAAATCAAAGGGAACCGCACCAAAGTGAAAGTGGTAAAAAACAAACTGGCGGCTCCGTTCAAAGTCATTGAATTTGACATCATGTACGGCGAGGGTGTCTCTAAAGTAGGTGAAATTCTGGACTTAGCGGTAGAAATGGAAATCGTGAAGAAATCAGGTTCCTGGTTCTCCTACGAAGGAAATCGCCTGTCACAAGGTCGCGACGCCGTGAAAGAATTGATTCTGGACAATCCAGAATTGATGGCTGAGCTGGAAGAGCGTATCCGTACTAAAGTGAAAGCTGATGAAAATGCGCTGCTTGACCCTGTGGCAGAAGTCGCAGAAGAAAGCGACGAAGCACTGAGCTAA
- a CDS encoding aminopeptidase — translation MLRKILLALLVIAVFVGIWQRELLSYGWMQAKGQINILWNTQPVDKVLADPTFPDSLKQKINLIQEIRRFAIDSIGLNPSESYTSFYNQNGKPILWVVLASERYKLAAKEWTFPVIGTFAYKGYFEKDRADSELKALTKEGYDTRLNEVSAWSTLGFFNDPILSSMLRRKEGQLAELIIHELTHGTLFIKDNLEYNENLADFVGEYGALRFLAYKYGNNSLPYQTYLADKKYNEQYDEHILRGTRKLDSLYTTFKDQTVTAEKDSLKCQLIDQIVVTIDTLEVKQNGAGRQPFTKKRRITKQNLPNNAYFIGYTTYRQQQNQFRREFEERFQQDFRKYLTYLKKTYPSL, via the coding sequence ATGCTTCGTAAAATTCTTCTCGCTTTATTGGTAATCGCCGTTTTCGTGGGCATCTGGCAACGCGAATTACTCAGCTACGGCTGGATGCAGGCAAAAGGCCAGATCAATATTCTCTGGAACACCCAACCCGTCGACAAGGTGCTGGCTGACCCCACGTTTCCCGATTCGCTTAAACAAAAAATCAACCTAATTCAGGAAATCAGGCGCTTTGCCATTGATTCCATTGGCCTGAATCCTTCCGAGAGTTACACGAGCTTTTACAACCAGAACGGCAAACCGATCCTATGGGTGGTTCTCGCCTCCGAGCGCTACAAACTCGCCGCCAAAGAATGGACGTTCCCGGTGATTGGCACGTTTGCTTACAAAGGCTATTTTGAGAAAGATCGGGCTGATAGTGAACTAAAGGCGCTAACGAAAGAAGGGTATGACACGCGCTTGAACGAAGTGTCTGCCTGGTCGACGCTGGGTTTTTTCAACGATCCGATTCTTTCGTCCATGCTGAGGCGGAAAGAAGGCCAGCTCGCTGAACTGATTATCCACGAACTAACGCATGGAACGCTGTTTATCAAGGATAATCTGGAGTATAATGAAAACCTGGCTGACTTTGTTGGGGAATACGGAGCCTTGCGGTTTTTAGCTTATAAATACGGCAATAATTCCCTACCTTATCAGACTTATTTGGCTGACAAAAAATACAATGAACAATACGATGAACATATTTTGCGGGGCACTCGGAAACTAGATAGCCTTTATACAACGTTTAAGGATCAAACGGTTACGGCTGAAAAAGATTCGTTAAAGTGTCAACTGATCGATCAGATTGTGGTTACTATTGATACTTTGGAGGTGAAACAGAACGGGGCCGGTCGGCAGCCATTCACTAAAAAACGCCGAATTACCAAACAAAACCTACCCAATAATGCGTACTTTATCGGGTATACTACCTACCGCCAGCAACAGAATCAGTTTCGGCGGGAATTTGAAGAACGGTTTCAGCAAGATTTCAGAAAATATTTAACATACCTGAAAAAGACTTATCCATCTTTGTAA
- a CDS encoding DUF3108 domain-containing protein produces the protein MKRVIATLLFLGILTLTNSAFAPQHTYRRIVNTSFGAGEHLEYKVHYGIFNAAEATVDVAPSYYKVNDRTCYRVNVYGRTVGAFDLITRIRDTWRSYVDTSAILPQKFYRNIQEGNYRKEENITFNHAANTVKSEEKNDKESFKVPDNVHDVISGYYFLRTIDFNRLAVGQMIELPAFFGDETYNMKVRYRGKEIIKTKFGRINVIKLNPVLPENKLFKGEDSIRIWVSDDANKIPVKVEVELWVGSMEMDLKKHKGLRNEPKFF, from the coding sequence ATGAAGAGAGTTATTGCAACCCTATTGTTTCTTGGCATACTTACTTTAACAAATTCTGCCTTTGCTCCTCAGCATACGTACCGACGGATTGTCAACACGAGCTTTGGCGCAGGCGAACACCTGGAATACAAAGTCCACTACGGCATTTTCAACGCCGCCGAGGCAACGGTTGACGTGGCTCCTAGTTACTACAAAGTCAACGACCGGACATGCTATCGGGTGAATGTTTACGGCCGTACAGTGGGTGCTTTTGACCTTATTACCCGCATCCGGGATACCTGGCGCTCGTATGTGGATACGTCTGCTATTTTGCCCCAGAAATTCTACCGCAACATTCAGGAAGGTAATTACCGAAAAGAAGAAAACATAACGTTCAACCACGCAGCAAACACGGTTAAGTCGGAGGAAAAGAATGATAAAGAATCGTTCAAAGTACCTGACAATGTGCACGATGTAATTAGTGGTTATTACTTCCTGCGCACCATTGATTTTAACCGGCTGGCGGTTGGCCAAATGATCGAATTGCCCGCTTTTTTTGGTGACGAGACTTACAACATGAAAGTCCGCTACCGGGGTAAAGAGATTATTAAAACGAAGTTTGGGCGCATTAACGTCATCAAGCTCAACCCGGTTTTGCCGGAAAACAAACTCTTCAAAGGCGAAGATTCTATCCGGATCTGGGTTTCGGACGACGCCAACAAAATTCCGGTAAAAGTTGAAGTTGAGCTTTGGGTTGGTTCGATGGAAATGGACCTCAAAAAGCACAAAGGTCTTCGCAACGAACCTAAGTTTTTTTAG
- a CDS encoding GNAT family N-acetyltransferase, with product MRYLTRTQIDDDAYDRCVAASPERMIYAFSWYLDIVSPGWEVLVEGDYEAVMPLPVRRRYGVKALIQPLFCHQLGVFTAEKPTDATRLYAFLQTLSRHIRYAPSYQLHTGNEKVLSAASPFTESLHVRPLTNHVLRLEEPYTLLAAQYSRDRRLNLRRGLQADWTYSDTDDIEPLIAHFQSYNTGGIGRVASNAYPMLRQLVRTLLERGHARLRVAHRQGAVEAGCLLVTDVNRVIHLFCAASPAGRKGNARTVILDGFIQEYAGKPMLFDFESPEVESLASFNQSFGAVNEAFVRVSYSQLPGAIQWMHKLKKRLHLAIRNA from the coding sequence ATGCGCTATCTGACCCGTACCCAAATCGACGATGACGCATACGACCGCTGCGTGGCTGCTTCGCCCGAGCGAATGATTTACGCGTTTTCGTGGTATCTGGATATCGTCTCACCGGGTTGGGAGGTCCTTGTGGAAGGCGATTATGAAGCCGTGATGCCGTTGCCAGTTCGGAGGCGCTACGGTGTAAAAGCACTTATCCAGCCTTTGTTTTGCCATCAGTTAGGCGTTTTTACGGCGGAAAAGCCAACCGATGCGACTCGCTTGTATGCTTTCCTTCAGACCCTTTCTCGGCATATTCGCTACGCTCCCTCGTATCAGCTGCATACGGGAAACGAAAAGGTGCTTTCCGCCGCCAGTCCATTTACAGAAAGTCTGCACGTGCGTCCGCTAACCAATCACGTTTTGCGCTTAGAAGAACCGTATACGTTGCTGGCCGCCCAGTATTCCCGCGACCGACGCCTGAATCTGCGGCGGGGTTTGCAGGCTGATTGGACTTACTCGGATACGGATGATATTGAGCCTTTGATTGCGCATTTCCAAAGCTATAACACGGGCGGAATTGGTCGGGTGGCCTCCAATGCTTACCCCATGCTGCGGCAACTGGTTCGAACGCTTCTGGAACGCGGGCACGCCCGGCTTCGGGTGGCACACCGGCAGGGGGCCGTCGAAGCGGGTTGTCTGCTGGTGACGGACGTGAATCGGGTCATTCACTTGTTTTGCGCGGCCAGTCCCGCCGGACGAAAAGGAAACGCCCGAACCGTTATTCTGGATGGATTTATTCAGGAATACGCCGGAAAACCAATGCTTTTTGATTTTGAAAGTCCCGAGGTAGAGAGCTTAGCGAGCTTTAACCAAAGCTTTGGCGCGGTGAACGAAGCCTTTGTGCGGGTATCTTATTCGCAGCTACCGGGAGCGATTCAATGGATGCATAAACTGAAAAAACGGCTTCATCTGGCCATCCGAAACGCATGA
- the dnaA gene encoding chromosomal replication initiator protein DnaA encodes MQREAVTVWNRCVQIIRESIPDQSFRTWFEPIVPLRLHEKELTIQVPSQFFYEWLEENYVHVLRKALDFAIGPEGQLQYSIIVDQGDERSRPLTVNVPTTKTTQSAKPDNVNADILRSPFEMKDLDSLQLDSYLNPTYTFDNFVEGDCNRLGRSAGFAVAQRPGVTSFNPLMIYGGVGLGKTHLVQAIGNHIKNTNQDKFVLYVSSEKFTNQFINAIRTDTLRDFTNFYMQVGVLIIDDIQFLAGKEKTQETFFHVFNHLHQSGKQIIMTSDRAPRDLQGLQDRLLSRFKWGLSADLQTPDLETRIAIIQKKLLSEGVYIDYSVIEYLAHSINTNVRELEGVIVSLMAQASLARRDIDLELARSVLRNIVIDVDKEVTIDSVQEAVADYFKVTIIDLKSKSRKKELVYPRQIAMFLAKEKTELSLKSIGYHFGGRDHSTVIHAIQTISDLIGNDAHARDAVEKLKAILK; translated from the coding sequence ATCCAACGAGAAGCCGTAACGGTCTGGAACCGGTGTGTGCAGATTATCAGAGAGAGCATCCCCGACCAGAGCTTCCGCACCTGGTTCGAGCCGATTGTGCCTCTGCGTCTGCACGAGAAGGAACTGACCATTCAGGTGCCAAGCCAGTTTTTCTATGAATGGCTGGAGGAAAACTATGTGCACGTACTGCGAAAAGCCCTTGATTTTGCCATCGGGCCGGAAGGGCAATTGCAATATTCCATTATTGTTGATCAGGGAGATGAGCGCAGCCGTCCGTTGACGGTGAATGTGCCAACCACCAAAACAACCCAAAGCGCCAAGCCGGATAACGTCAACGCCGATATTCTGCGGAGTCCCTTCGAAATGAAGGACCTGGACTCGCTGCAACTGGATTCCTACCTCAACCCGACGTATACGTTTGACAATTTCGTGGAAGGCGATTGCAACCGACTGGGCCGGTCGGCGGGCTTTGCCGTGGCGCAACGTCCGGGCGTAACCTCGTTTAATCCATTGATGATTTACGGCGGCGTTGGACTGGGAAAAACGCACCTGGTGCAGGCCATCGGCAATCACATCAAAAATACCAATCAGGATAAATTCGTCCTGTATGTTTCTTCCGAAAAATTTACGAATCAGTTCATCAATGCCATCCGAACGGATACGCTGCGTGATTTTACGAATTTTTACATGCAGGTTGGCGTCCTGATTATCGACGATATTCAGTTTCTGGCGGGAAAGGAAAAAACGCAGGAAACGTTTTTCCACGTTTTTAATCATCTGCACCAGTCGGGTAAGCAAATCATCATGACTTCCGACCGCGCACCCCGTGATTTGCAGGGGTTACAGGATCGCCTTTTGTCGCGATTTAAATGGGGACTTTCGGCTGATTTACAAACGCCCGACCTGGAAACCCGGATCGCCATTATTCAAAAAAAATTACTTTCTGAAGGCGTTTATATCGATTATAGCGTCATTGAATATCTGGCGCACAGCATCAATACCAACGTTCGTGAACTGGAAGGCGTCATTGTTTCGTTGATGGCGCAGGCTTCGCTCGCCCGGCGGGACATTGACCTGGAACTGGCACGGAGTGTGCTGCGCAACATTGTGATTGATGTCGATAAGGAAGTGACGATTGATTCGGTGCAGGAGGCCGTCGCCGATTACTTCAAAGTGACCATTATTGATCTGAAAAGTAAGAGCCGGAAGAAAGAACTGGTATACCCCCGGCAGATTGCGATGTTTCTGGCCAAAGAAAAAACTGAATTGTCGCTGAAATCCATTGGGTATCATTTCGGGGGACGCGACCACAGTACGGTTATTCACGCGATTCAGACCATTAGCGACCTGATTGGAAACGACGCCCATGCGCGTGACGCCGTAGAAAAGTTAAAAGCAATTCTCAAGTGA